One Acropora palmata chromosome 2, jaAcrPala1.3, whole genome shotgun sequence genomic window carries:
- the LOC141874064 gene encoding uncharacterized protein LOC141874064: protein MSELIGALLYKKDFAVWDVRFTILYFPVTRPRIYEIEGVEVIVDDHDVYVERLFPDDGEQHEARLIYGVGSMTSEQPQAKQREMPFSSIQSLLCRPHVECSWC from the exons ATGTCTGAGTTAATTGGTGCTCTCCTATACAAGAAAGACTT TGCTGTTTGGGATGTGAGATTTACTATCCTCTACTTTCCCGTGACAAGACCAcgtatatat GAAATTGAAGGTGTTGAAGTTATTGTGGATGATCATGATGTGTATGTGGAAAGACTCTTTCCAGACGATGGAGAGCAGCACGAAGCAAGGCTTATATACGGTGTTGGATCGATGACGTCTGAACAACCTCAAGCTAAACAGAGAGAAATGCCATTTTCGAGTATCCAAAGTTTGCTCTGTAGGCCACATGTTGAGTGCAGCTGGTGTTAA